TCCGCCACCGGCTCACCCCGGGGAGCTTTTCGTCGCCCAGGAAAACTGGCTTGCGGTCGCCGCCGTGGAGCGCTTCCTCGAGGCCAATCCGCCGGGGACGCTCGCCCTCTTCGGCCCGCCCGGGACCGGAAAGACCCACCTCCTCGACCTGCTCGAACGGGAATTTCAACGGCGGTACCCCGAGGCCCTTATTTTGCGGCAAAATGCGGCGGAGTTCGGACACGCCGTCGCGGAGGCCCTGGCAAAACGACGTCGCCGGGCGTTTCGAAAAAGATGGCAGACGGCTGACCTTGTCATCCTCGACGACCTCCAGTTTCTCTCGGAATACCCCGCCGGACAGGAAGAATGCGTCGTGATGCTTCAGGCGGCGGAACGGGGCTCCCCGCTCGTTGCCGTAGCCAGTCGGGTTCGCCCGTGGCATATCATGGGCCTCGACCGTCGAATTGGCGAAATCCTCGTCGGTGGCCTGACGGCCCCCCTGGCCCTGCCGGGTGTATCCGTGAGAAAAGCCCTTTTCCGGGCGGCCTTTGGACGGCACGGGTTTTTGCTCACCGAGGCCGCGACGGACCTCTTAGCGCGCGAATTGCCCCTTTCTCCGCGGCAAATACTGGGGCTTGCGCAGGAGGCCGCCCATAGCCTT
This is a stretch of genomic DNA from Thermogutta terrifontis. It encodes these proteins:
- a CDS encoding helix-turn-helix domain-containing protein: MPSLDLQFSLPGVTYLDGEGGTPPPAHPGELFVAQENWLAVAAVERFLEANPPGTLALFGPPGTGKTHLLDLLEREFQRRYPEALILRQNAAEFGHAVAEALAKRRRRAFRKRWQTADLVILDDLQFLSEYPAGQEECVVMLQAAERGSPLVAVASRVRPWHIMGLDRRIGEILVGGLTAPLALPGVSVRKALFRAAFGRHGFLLTEAATDLLARELPLSPRQILGLAQEAAHSLAERHVDYAVAQSLVRKHNRKALVSMEQIARATARYFHIPLKRLRGPGREREEVLARDVAMYLSQKLARRTLKEIGRYFGGRDHTTVGHGCRKIEELAATDLTVREALLMIEEMLGIA